A region from the Algoriphagus machipongonensis genome encodes:
- a CDS encoding FKBP-type peptidyl-prolyl cis-trans isomerase: MQAKQGDAVQVHYTGKLEDGSVFDSSVNREPLGFTLGAGQMIQGFDAAVDGMAVGDKKTVNIPAAQAYGERRDDMMIDVPIEQVPADIKPEIGMQLTLQGGNGQPMPVIVTGLDEKKITLDANHQLAGKDLIFDIELVKIG, translated from the coding sequence ATGCAAGCTAAACAAGGCGATGCGGTGCAAGTGCACTACACCGGAAAATTAGAAGATGGAAGTGTTTTTGATTCTTCAGTCAATAGAGAGCCCTTAGGATTTACACTAGGTGCAGGTCAAATGATTCAAGGATTTGATGCTGCTGTCGATGGTATGGCTGTTGGCGATAAAAAGACAGTAAATATTCCTGCTGCCCAAGCCTACGGTGAGCGCAGAGATGATATGATGATTGATGTGCCTATTGAGCAGGTTCCTGCTGACATCAAGCCAGAAATTGGAATGCAATTAACACTTCAAGGGGGAAATGGTCAGCCAATGCCTGTCATCGTTACAGGATTGGATGAGAAAAAAATAACACTAGATGCTAACCACCAGTTAGCAGGAAAAGACTTGATTTTCGATATTGAGCTGGTAAAAATCGGTTAA
- a CDS encoding sigma-54-dependent transcriptional regulator: MENQDLGKILIIDDNEDLLFAAKMLLKKHAKEVSIEKDPRRIPFLINNNSYDVILLDMNFREDTTSGKEGFHWLKQIKEIDPSAVVILITAFGDVEMAVQALKEGATDFILKPWQNEKLLATLSSAIKLKESYKEVEKLSSRQKQMQSDMKKPYSDIIGQSASMKNIFSIIDKVAQTDANVLILGENGTGKELIARAIHDRSHRNDEIFVGVDMGAITETLFESELFGHKRGAFTDAKDDRAGRFEVADKGTLFLDEIGNLSMPLQSKLLTVLQRREVTRIGTNKAIPVDIRLICATNMHVHEMVMENTFRQDLLYRINTVEIFLPPLRERQDDIPLLANHFLKSYSQKYRKNFEGFKPSAMELLQRYNWPGNIRELQHAIERAIIMAEGDELDSRDFFFLSAKPASEKAPANNTLNLDDMERSTIQRAIDKNGGNISKAAKELGLTRASLYRRLEKYGL, encoded by the coding sequence ATGGAAAATCAAGATCTGGGAAAAATTCTCATTATAGACGATAACGAAGACCTACTTTTTGCTGCCAAAATGCTTCTTAAAAAGCATGCAAAGGAAGTTTCTATTGAAAAAGACCCCAGAAGAATCCCTTTTTTGATCAATAACAATTCCTATGATGTCATCCTTTTGGATATGAATTTCCGGGAAGACACTACTTCAGGTAAAGAGGGCTTCCACTGGCTAAAACAAATAAAGGAAATTGACCCTAGTGCCGTAGTCATCTTAATCACTGCATTTGGTGATGTTGAAATGGCTGTGCAGGCATTGAAAGAAGGTGCGACAGACTTTATTCTAAAACCTTGGCAGAACGAGAAGTTGCTTGCTACACTTTCCTCAGCGATTAAATTGAAAGAAAGTTATAAGGAAGTAGAAAAACTCAGTTCTAGACAGAAACAAATGCAGTCTGACATGAAAAAGCCTTACAGCGACATCATTGGTCAGAGTGCTTCCATGAAAAATATTTTCTCCATCATTGACAAGGTAGCTCAGACAGATGCCAATGTGTTGATTTTGGGTGAAAATGGTACAGGTAAAGAGTTAATTGCAAGAGCTATACATGATCGTTCTCACCGTAACGATGAGATTTTCGTGGGTGTGGATATGGGAGCAATAACGGAAACCCTATTCGAATCCGAGCTTTTTGGCCATAAAAGAGGTGCTTTCACGGACGCCAAAGATGACCGAGCAGGTCGTTTTGAAGTAGCTGATAAAGGAACCCTATTTTTAGATGAAATAGGAAACCTTTCCATGCCTTTACAGTCCAAGCTTTTAACTGTATTGCAAAGAAGAGAAGTAACCAGAATCGGTACCAATAAAGCTATTCCTGTAGATATCAGATTGATATGTGCTACCAACATGCATGTACATGAAATGGTCATGGAAAATACCTTTAGACAAGATTTACTCTATAGGATCAACACGGTAGAAATTTTCCTTCCTCCACTGAGAGAAAGACAGGATGATATTCCACTTTTGGCAAACCATTTTCTAAAGTCTTACTCACAGAAATACCGCAAAAACTTCGAAGGTTTCAAACCTTCTGCAATGGAACTCCTTCAACGATACAATTGGCCAGGAAACATCCGTGAGCTTCAGCATGCTATTGAAAGAGCAATTATCATGGCCGAAGGCGATGAACTGGATTCTAGAGATTTCTTCTTCCTTTCTGCAAAACCTGCATCCGAAAAAGCTCCTGCTAACAACACTTTGAATCTGGACGATATGGAAAGAAGTACGATTCAGAGAGCGATCGATAAAAACGGAGGAAACATTTCAAAAGCTGCTAAAGAGCTAGGCCTAACTAGAGCATCTCTTTACAGAAGATTAGAAAAATATGGATTATAA
- a CDS encoding sensor histidine kinase — MDYKVGLLGRIAFLAANLFLLAYTIFNDWGVFMISLFLILVVIQIIFLLKYSESSFKKVRVFLDNIKQDNYSELYPVKFDGTETDDLHIEFNAILAKLKEDQVEKEANYQYFRSVFKHLSIGLITFGENGEIQIVNTAAKRILDVEELKNISEVEMINKELHLAIHNLRTGGSELIKIAHPDGIMQLSVYVIELLMRGEKFKLVSLQNIQSELEEKEMEAWQNLVKILTHEIMNSIAPISSLAGTIKGDIESKMDEISPVSPSDMEDYLMGISTIEKRSEGLINFVSDFRSLAHIPAPKFSSIGISKLFDQLETLLAHQLEAKQVSLHKELNPPELILFGDQTQIEQVLINLAQNAIHAVEDCENKIITLRAFIDEAGKIILEVSDTGKGIEEEALSKIFIPFFTTKKKGSGIGLSLSKQIMRRHKGNIQVRSIQGEGTTFKLIFNG, encoded by the coding sequence ATGGATTATAAAGTTGGCTTACTGGGTAGAATCGCCTTTCTAGCCGCTAATCTCTTCCTATTGGCCTACACAATTTTCAATGATTGGGGTGTCTTTATGATCTCTCTCTTCTTGATTTTGGTAGTGATCCAAATCATCTTTTTACTTAAATACTCAGAGAGCTCCTTCAAAAAAGTGCGTGTCTTTCTGGACAATATCAAACAGGATAATTATTCGGAATTATACCCAGTCAAATTTGATGGAACCGAAACAGATGACTTGCATATTGAATTCAATGCCATACTGGCAAAGCTGAAAGAAGACCAAGTTGAAAAAGAAGCCAACTACCAATATTTCCGATCAGTTTTTAAACACCTCAGCATTGGCTTAATCACATTTGGAGAAAATGGTGAGATTCAAATTGTCAATACTGCCGCAAAAAGAATACTGGATGTTGAAGAATTGAAGAACATTTCTGAGGTAGAAATGATCAACAAGGAACTTCACCTTGCCATCCACAACCTTCGAACTGGTGGTTCTGAACTTATCAAAATAGCGCATCCAGATGGAATCATGCAGCTTTCGGTATATGTCATTGAGCTATTGATGAGAGGCGAGAAATTTAAATTGGTCTCACTTCAGAACATTCAGTCAGAACTGGAAGAAAAAGAAATGGAAGCTTGGCAAAATCTTGTCAAGATATTGACTCATGAAATCATGAATTCCATAGCTCCAATCTCTTCTTTAGCAGGCACGATAAAAGGAGATATTGAGTCCAAAATGGATGAGATTAGCCCAGTGAGTCCTTCCGATATGGAAGACTACCTTATGGGGATAAGTACTATCGAAAAACGAAGCGAAGGTTTGATCAATTTTGTTTCGGACTTCAGAAGCCTTGCTCATATTCCTGCCCCTAAATTCAGCAGCATCGGAATCTCCAAATTATTTGATCAGCTAGAAACTCTCTTAGCCCACCAATTGGAAGCAAAACAAGTCAGCTTGCATAAAGAGTTAAATCCACCTGAGCTCATTCTATTCGGTGATCAGACTCAAATTGAACAGGTATTGATCAACTTAGCTCAAAATGCAATTCATGCTGTAGAAGATTGCGAAAACAAAATAATCACGCTAAGGGCTTTCATAGATGAGGCAGGAAAAATTATTCTTGAAGTAAGTGATACTGGAAAAGGCATTGAAGAAGAAGCTCTATCGAAAATTTTCATTCCGTTCTTTACTACGAAGAAGAAAGGTTCTGGAATAGGCCTGAGTCTTTCCAAGCAAATCATGCGAAGACATAAAGGAAATATCCAAGTGAGATCCATTCAAGGAGAAGGCACGACATTTAAATTGATTTTTAACGGGTAA
- a CDS encoding glycosyltransferase family 39 protein, translating into MNKQNFLLASFVLLKFVLQYLLIDDGYELHRDEFLHLDQAHHLAWGYISVPPVTSWFSYVIYLLGKSEFWVKFFPALFGALTIVLVWKAIEKLGGTLFACTLAATALLFSALARLNILFQPNSFDILAWTFVYFSLISYFKSNKTIWLYWMGVGFGFGFLNKYTVLFLALGLALGLLCTPQRKIFKNPHLYGGLGLGLIIALPNIIWQVINDFPVIWHMRMLSQFQLVNVNRVEFLTEQPLFFIGSIFILIASLISFFTFPPFKNYRYLFFSLFFTLAIFAYFRAKAYYAIGLYPILFVFGSIYLSKILAVGWLRYLKPITYLIPIAVFVWICPLIFPIHSPDKLKKVYEENIDLNLTTWEDGKTHSIPQDFADMLGWKELAELVDQAYAKAPSDEYTLIICDNYGQAGAINFYSKTKGLQAITMSADYVNWLDLSREIKNVILVREATDIISEREISFFDQSEAIGSITDPNAREVGTKVHLLIGAKTDINEILTNEVKEKKAEFVGY; encoded by the coding sequence GTGAACAAGCAAAACTTTTTATTAGCCAGCTTTGTCTTACTCAAGTTTGTCTTACAATACTTGCTAATAGATGATGGCTATGAACTGCATCGGGATGAGTTTTTGCATTTAGACCAAGCTCATCACTTAGCATGGGGCTATATTTCAGTACCCCCTGTCACTTCTTGGTTTTCCTATGTTATTTACCTTTTGGGGAAATCGGAATTTTGGGTCAAATTCTTCCCCGCCCTTTTTGGAGCATTAACCATCGTCTTGGTTTGGAAAGCCATAGAAAAGCTCGGAGGAACTTTGTTTGCGTGTACCTTGGCAGCCACAGCATTACTTTTTTCTGCTTTGGCAAGGCTAAATATCCTCTTCCAACCTAATTCATTTGATATTCTTGCCTGGACATTTGTCTACTTTTCCCTCATCAGTTATTTCAAAAGCAACAAAACCATTTGGCTTTATTGGATGGGAGTCGGTTTTGGTTTTGGCTTCCTCAATAAATACACGGTACTATTTTTGGCTCTAGGGTTAGCATTGGGTTTACTTTGCACCCCACAAAGAAAGATTTTCAAAAACCCTCATTTATATGGAGGTCTTGGTTTGGGGTTGATCATTGCACTGCCTAACATTATTTGGCAAGTCATCAATGACTTTCCTGTCATATGGCACATGAGAATGCTAAGTCAGTTTCAGCTAGTCAATGTAAACCGGGTGGAATTCCTTACGGAGCAACCTCTATTTTTTATAGGTTCCATTTTTATTTTAATTGCTTCACTCATTTCTTTTTTCACTTTCCCTCCATTTAAAAACTACCGGTATTTATTCTTTTCACTCTTTTTTACGCTAGCAATTTTCGCCTATTTCAGGGCAAAAGCCTACTATGCGATAGGCCTCTATCCTATCCTTTTCGTATTCGGTTCTATTTACCTTTCAAAAATCTTAGCCGTAGGATGGCTTCGGTATCTAAAGCCCATAACCTACCTCATCCCTATTGCAGTATTTGTATGGATTTGTCCATTGATATTCCCAATTCATTCCCCTGATAAATTAAAAAAGGTCTATGAAGAGAATATAGACTTGAATTTAACTACTTGGGAAGATGGAAAAACACATTCCATTCCTCAGGATTTTGCAGATATGCTGGGCTGGAAAGAACTAGCTGAGTTGGTAGATCAAGCTTACGCCAAAGCTCCATCAGATGAATACACATTGATTATTTGTGATAATTATGGGCAAGCAGGTGCTATCAATTTTTATTCAAAAACCAAAGGACTACAGGCCATCACCATGAGTGCAGATTATGTCAATTGGCTTGATTTGAGTAGAGAAATAAAAAATGTGATTTTGGTGAGAGAGGCCACGGATATAATTTCAGAACGTGAGATATCTTTCTTTGATCAGTCCGAAGCCATAGGTAGTATCACTGATCCCAATGCAAGAGAAGTAGGCACTAAAGTTCATTTGTTGATTGGAGCTAAAACCGATATCAATGAGATTTTAACAAATGAGGTCAAAGAAAAGAAAGCAGAGTTTGTAGGTTATTAA
- a CDS encoding DUF3703 domain-containing protein, with amino-acid sequence MKFYTAIPKSLKPYYDSEIEKYYLALEGGDLNKAWNHLERAHIIGQRYPYNHSYAHWKMLQFGFKIKSGKEILGQIPRLIVGGVKSFVGKIPEGNPGGANVPPLKPFPIEQEIKEIFMKAGLSPS; translated from the coding sequence ATGAAATTTTATACCGCAATCCCCAAAAGTCTAAAGCCCTACTACGATTCAGAAATTGAAAAGTATTATTTGGCACTTGAAGGTGGGGATTTAAATAAAGCCTGGAACCATTTGGAGCGAGCTCATATCATAGGTCAAAGATACCCTTACAACCATAGTTATGCTCACTGGAAAATGCTTCAATTTGGGTTTAAAATAAAAAGTGGAAAAGAAATTCTGGGGCAGATACCGAGGCTTATCGTCGGAGGTGTCAAATCTTTTGTTGGCAAAATACCCGAAGGTAATCCTGGTGGAGCGAATGTCCCGCCCTTAAAACCATTCCCAATAGAACAGGAAATAAAAGAAATTTTCATGAAAGCAGGATTAAGCCCATCTTAG
- a CDS encoding TraB/GumN family protein produces MSLKQLLIYSLLLLSSRMTFGQNDQNLLSVQTILFKVTNPETQYTSFLFGTHHAFGKSFFDSLSDANDALNRSDLLIKENLNIPGHLAEDIINSRSKITEWKKLLNKNDLAFIELLFYSSPTNYQKMTAAEMYTFLNRYFTQQICIDREETDTSLTLDDYIGLKAKEQGIELKGLETTEDQIELINQDVAGLPTKVHKKRLANIIEKIKSRNTTYCGQSEWYAQMDIDYELENPCENTLVLKDRNDKWMKTLEGEMLSKNCFIVVGLSHLMYDCGLINQLQNKGFIVSPISLK; encoded by the coding sequence ATGTCATTGAAACAGTTATTGATTTACTCCTTACTCCTACTCAGTTCTAGGATGACATTTGGTCAAAATGATCAAAACCTTCTTTCTGTTCAGACCATACTTTTTAAAGTTACCAACCCGGAAACTCAATACACTTCCTTTTTATTTGGAACGCATCATGCATTTGGAAAATCCTTTTTTGACTCATTATCTGATGCCAATGATGCCTTAAATAGAAGTGACCTACTGATTAAAGAAAATCTAAATATCCCAGGCCATTTGGCGGAAGACATCATCAATAGCCGTTCGAAAATCACAGAATGGAAAAAGCTCTTGAATAAAAATGATTTGGCTTTCATCGAATTACTATTTTATTCAAGCCCTACGAACTACCAAAAAATGACTGCTGCTGAGATGTATACTTTCCTAAATAGGTATTTTACTCAACAGATATGTATTGACAGGGAAGAAACAGATACATCATTAACTCTGGATGATTATATCGGGCTGAAGGCAAAAGAGCAAGGTATTGAGCTCAAAGGCCTTGAAACTACCGAGGACCAAATAGAGCTTATCAATCAGGATGTAGCGGGATTGCCAACTAAAGTCCATAAAAAAAGACTCGCAAATATTATAGAAAAGATAAAGTCTAGAAATACCACCTATTGTGGTCAGTCTGAATGGTATGCTCAAATGGACATCGATTATGAACTGGAAAATCCTTGTGAAAACACACTGGTTCTCAAGGATAGGAATGATAAATGGATGAAAACTCTCGAAGGGGAAATGCTTTCCAAAAACTGCTTCATCGTTGTGGGTCTAAGCCATCTTATGTACGATTGTGGGTTAATCAACCAGCTTCAAAACAAAGGCTTTATTGTATCCCCAATTAGTTTAAAATGA
- a CDS encoding FG-GAP repeat domain-containing protein → MTLIPIKKSLTFIGLLFSTYAIQAQDTHPLKGKVLAESYCASCHSFPAPSLLPKEIWRKQVLPQMAAFMGIKSAQDTLGVWENKPAEEIAQLKKLGVYPSRSLLSKEDYKEIVNYYLAEAPIKLAPQKPKDLPETLQGFTPKKLFIEGIKSPMTSLVAINEERKELIISDANTNQLYVKVQNDELFTLPPTSSPAVHYIKKSPNTYNFLSIGSIAPSDLSQGALYEMDLNSNSWNQVKDELSRPVYGIWADLENDGIPDFILCNYGNHGGNISLFMDGDFTTNPQILGGAGARKVEVVDLNQDGKLDILALFCQGNERFSVFYNQGKGQFESEKILLRFSPLMGSSYFEMRDMNADGKLDLLISNGDNWDYSSVLKPYHGFRIYENLGGENFEESWFYPQYGATKVMSLDFDDDGDLDLATIAFYDELDNPEHQFLLFENLGNMVFKPKSVPEAALGKWLTMDVGDIDADGDSDIVLGAYSHNVLEFTKLLIQGVEEIPNVLILENNKY, encoded by the coding sequence ATGACTCTTATCCCTATTAAAAAATCACTAACTTTTATTGGGCTCTTATTTAGCACCTATGCAATTCAAGCGCAAGACACTCATCCACTCAAAGGAAAAGTTCTAGCAGAAAGTTATTGCGCCTCATGCCATTCCTTCCCTGCTCCAAGCTTATTACCTAAAGAAATTTGGAGAAAACAAGTACTACCTCAAATGGCCGCTTTTATGGGAATCAAGTCAGCCCAAGATACCCTAGGAGTTTGGGAGAATAAACCTGCAGAAGAAATTGCCCAGCTTAAAAAACTAGGAGTCTACCCTTCCAGAAGTCTACTTAGCAAAGAAGATTATAAAGAGATCGTCAATTATTACCTAGCTGAAGCACCCATTAAATTAGCTCCGCAAAAACCAAAAGATCTACCTGAGACATTACAAGGCTTTACTCCAAAAAAGTTATTTATAGAAGGAATAAAAAGTCCAATGACCAGCCTTGTTGCCATAAATGAGGAAAGAAAGGAATTGATTATTTCTGATGCTAACACCAACCAACTCTACGTAAAAGTTCAAAATGACGAACTGTTTACCTTACCTCCCACCAGCAGCCCTGCAGTACATTATATTAAGAAGAGCCCAAATACTTATAACTTCCTTTCCATAGGTTCAATTGCACCAAGTGACCTTTCTCAAGGAGCACTTTATGAGATGGATTTAAACTCTAATTCTTGGAATCAGGTGAAAGATGAGCTTTCAAGGCCAGTTTACGGAATTTGGGCAGATCTTGAAAATGATGGTATACCAGACTTCATCCTATGTAATTATGGAAACCATGGTGGAAATATATCTCTTTTTATGGACGGAGACTTCACCACTAATCCACAAATTCTTGGGGGAGCAGGTGCAAGAAAAGTGGAAGTGGTCGACTTGAATCAAGATGGGAAGCTTGATATTTTGGCCCTCTTTTGTCAAGGAAATGAACGCTTCTCTGTTTTTTATAATCAAGGAAAGGGACAATTCGAAAGTGAAAAAATATTACTCAGATTTTCACCTTTAATGGGCTCTAGTTACTTTGAAATGCGGGATATGAACGCAGATGGAAAGCTGGACCTTTTGATTAGCAATGGAGATAACTGGGACTATTCCTCCGTTTTAAAACCTTACCATGGCTTTCGCATTTATGAAAATCTGGGAGGAGAAAACTTTGAAGAATCATGGTTTTATCCCCAATATGGAGCTACCAAGGTAATGAGCTTAGATTTTGATGATGATGGTGATCTTGACTTAGCGACTATCGCTTTTTATGATGAATTAGACAACCCCGAACACCAGTTTTTGCTTTTTGAGAATCTCGGAAACATGGTATTCAAACCGAAAAGTGTTCCCGAAGCAGCCTTGGGAAAATGGTTGACGATGGATGTGGGAGATATAGACGCAGATGGTGACTCAGATATTGTTTTGGGAGCCTATTCACATAATGTATTAGAATTCACAAAACTCCTTATTCAGGGAGTTGAGGAAATACCCAATGTCTTGATTCTAGAAAACAACAAATACTGA
- a CDS encoding sialate O-acetylesterase, which produces MKLIRLFAVLFSISILASCSEKSDNSQSQKSEKENFHLYLLMGQSNMAGRGLVEAIDTLSHPRVWMLDSTMNWVLARDPMHFDKPVAGVGLGLTFGKIMANENPSVKIGLIPTAVGGSSINAWFKDSIHNQTKTFPYNDMIDRAKKALGDGTLKGILWHQGESDTRNEESIANYPAKFYAMIDSLQKDLGIEPVPIVMGEIGHFFYGRAPLAKNMNDTFSQIASENPCIDLVRSDGLNHKGDSTHFDSNSYHVLGMRYAEKMIDLQKDCLSESK; this is translated from the coding sequence ATGAAACTAATACGTCTTTTTGCAGTCCTTTTTTCCATTTCAATTTTAGCTTCTTGCAGCGAAAAAAGTGATAATTCTCAATCTCAAAAATCCGAAAAAGAGAACTTTCATTTATACCTCCTAATGGGTCAATCCAATATGGCAGGGCGAGGTCTTGTAGAGGCAATCGACACACTCTCCCACCCGAGAGTTTGGATGCTGGATTCTACCATGAACTGGGTTTTGGCTAGAGATCCGATGCATTTTGACAAACCAGTAGCGGGCGTTGGGCTTGGTCTTACCTTTGGAAAAATCATGGCGAATGAAAATCCTTCTGTAAAAATTGGATTGATCCCAACGGCTGTTGGAGGTAGCTCCATCAATGCTTGGTTTAAAGATTCCATCCATAATCAAACCAAGACTTTTCCTTATAATGACATGATCGACCGAGCTAAAAAGGCTTTGGGCGATGGAACCTTAAAAGGGATTTTATGGCATCAAGGTGAGTCCGATACAAGAAATGAAGAATCCATTGCCAACTATCCTGCAAAGTTCTATGCCATGATAGACTCTCTTCAAAAGGATTTGGGGATAGAACCAGTCCCTATTGTCATGGGTGAAATAGGCCATTTTTTCTATGGAAGAGCTCCATTGGCAAAAAACATGAATGACACATTTTCCCAGATTGCCAGCGAAAACCCATGCATTGATTTGGTGAGATCGGATGGATTAAATCACAAAGGAGATAGTACTCATTTTGACTCCAATTCTTATCATGTATTGGGCATGCGCTATGCGGAAAAGATGATAGACCTTCAAAAAGATTGTTTAAGCGAGTCGAAATAG
- a CDS encoding S9 family peptidase yields the protein MKNTLLTIALLLIFQQSYSQEKVYPGNYELAARFSPEKMRKMVFSTSVSPHWLKKSDKFWYEYKTSEGNNWYLVDPARKSKTALFDKDKLAMEITKIMKDPVDGQHLDLDDLKFMEDENTIRFKIKGTEEVLKKDWAEIKEKNKNAKDSLEKKTFVFQYNIGNQQLVEITDAEEDPKRLSWASIAPDSSKIVFAKHNNLYWMDKENFLKAAKDEKDSTIVENQITEDGEEDFGYGFSGRGDDNVEVEKNKDKRKRAYILWSEDSEEFITQRSDERKVKDLWVLHNTRDPRPTLETYKYAMPGEKEQPISYLYHYSFESEEMKNLPVATFKDQSISLWSTPAPANARDDDFRASTWLGDEDEFYFGITSRDLKKVDIVRWNLSTDSKEVVIEERSNTYIDLSRPELVNGGEELIFWSERDGWGHFYLYAKDGTLKRQLTSGAFHSDRVERVDEDGRRLFFVANGREEGEDPYYEHLYSVSLDGGPIRLLNEGDFNHSSDMNDAGTFFVNNYSRVNTTPVSVLQDRNGAKVMDLETADLSQLFAAGYQFPEPFTFKADDGITDLYGVMYKPFDFDSTRKYPIIEYVYPGPQTEAVNKSFSPRLDRTDRLAQFGFVVITLGNRGGHPGRSKWYHNYGYGDLRDYGLADKKVAIEQLADRHDFIDKSKVGIHGHSGGGFMSTAAMLVYPDIFKVAVSSAGNHENNIYNRWWSEKHHGVKEQISPKGDTTFVYQIEKNPDLAKNLKGHLMLSHGDVDNNVHPANTIRMANALIKAGKRFDFVMLPGQRHGFGDMTEYFFWRMGDYFVQHLLGDNTPPPVDMLEFQREKAQTK from the coding sequence ATGAAAAACACTTTACTCACAATAGCACTGCTATTAATCTTTCAGCAAAGTTATTCGCAGGAAAAAGTCTATCCAGGCAATTATGAGCTTGCTGCGAGATTCTCTCCTGAGAAAATGCGCAAAATGGTTTTCTCCACTTCGGTATCACCTCACTGGCTTAAAAAGTCAGATAAGTTTTGGTATGAATACAAGACTAGCGAAGGCAACAATTGGTATTTGGTAGATCCTGCGAGAAAGTCAAAAACAGCACTTTTTGACAAGGATAAACTGGCGATGGAAATCACCAAAATCATGAAAGACCCGGTCGATGGGCAGCATCTGGATTTGGATGATCTTAAATTTATGGAGGATGAAAACACTATCCGATTCAAGATCAAAGGAACCGAAGAGGTTTTAAAAAAGGACTGGGCAGAAATAAAGGAAAAGAATAAGAATGCTAAGGATTCTTTAGAGAAAAAGACTTTTGTTTTTCAATACAATATCGGCAATCAGCAATTGGTAGAAATAACCGATGCTGAAGAGGATCCCAAGCGACTTTCATGGGCTTCCATAGCTCCAGATTCATCTAAGATCGTTTTTGCGAAGCATAATAACCTGTATTGGATGGATAAGGAAAATTTCCTGAAAGCTGCTAAAGATGAAAAGGATAGTACCATCGTTGAGAATCAAATCACTGAGGATGGTGAAGAGGATTTTGGCTATGGTTTTTCTGGTAGAGGTGATGACAATGTGGAAGTAGAGAAAAACAAGGATAAGAGAAAGCGAGCTTATATTCTTTGGAGTGAAGATTCAGAGGAATTCATAACGCAAAGATCAGATGAAAGAAAAGTGAAAGATCTATGGGTTTTGCATAACACAAGAGACCCTCGCCCTACTTTGGAAACTTATAAATATGCCATGCCAGGCGAGAAAGAGCAGCCGATTTCTTACTTGTATCATTATTCATTTGAGTCTGAAGAAATGAAGAATTTGCCAGTGGCCACCTTCAAAGATCAATCAATTTCACTTTGGTCTACTCCTGCGCCTGCAAATGCAAGAGATGATGATTTTAGAGCAAGTACATGGCTTGGTGATGAAGATGAATTTTACTTTGGTATCACTTCCAGAGACTTGAAGAAAGTAGACATTGTACGCTGGAACTTATCCACAGATTCAAAAGAGGTGGTTATTGAAGAAAGAAGCAATACCTATATTGATTTAAGCAGACCAGAATTGGTAAATGGGGGAGAGGAATTGATTTTTTGGTCTGAGCGTGACGGATGGGGCCATTTTTATTTATATGCTAAAGATGGGACTCTCAAAAGACAGTTAACCTCAGGCGCATTTCACAGTGATCGTGTAGAGAGAGTGGATGAAGATGGGAGAAGATTGTTTTTTGTTGCCAATGGTCGTGAAGAAGGAGAAGATCCTTATTACGAACATTTATACTCGGTGTCCTTGGACGGAGGACCCATCAGATTATTAAATGAGGGAGATTTTAATCATTCTTCAGATATGAATGATGCAGGGACATTTTTTGTCAATAACTATTCAAGAGTGAATACGACCCCAGTGTCTGTATTGCAGGATAGAAATGGTGCAAAAGTGATGGATCTAGAAACAGCTGATTTGTCTCAACTATTTGCTGCAGGATATCAATTTCCAGAGCCTTTTACCTTTAAGGCAGATGATGGGATTACCGATTTGTACGGGGTAATGTATAAACCATTTGATTTTGACTCTACCCGCAAATATCCAATCATAGAGTATGTTTATCCTGGTCCTCAAACAGAAGCAGTGAATAAGTCCTTTTCACCAAGATTGGATCGAACGGACCGGTTGGCACAATTTGGTTTTGTGGTCATTACCTTAGGAAATAGAGGGGGGCACCCTGGAAGATCTAAATGGTATCATAATTATGGTTATGGAGATTTAAGAGATTATGGGTTGGCAGATAAGAAAGTTGCCATTGAGCAGTTGGCCGACAGACATGATTTCATAGACAAGTCAAAAGTGGGAATCCATGGGCATTCTGGTGGAGGATTTATGTCCACAGCTGCGATGTTGGTTTATCCTGATATTTTCAAGGTGGCAGTTTCCTCTGCGGGCAATCATGAAAACAATATCTACAACCGTTGGTGGTCAGAAAAGCACCATGGTGTGAAAGAGCAGATTTCTCCAAAGGGGGATACAACTTTTGTATACCAGATTGAGAAGAATCCAGACTTAGCAAAAAACCTAAAAGGTCACTTGATGCTTTCTCATGGTGATGTGGATAATAACGTTCACCCGGCAAATACCATTCGTATGGCGAATGCTTTGATCAAGGCAGGGAAGCGTTTTGATTTTGTGATGCTACCGGGTCAAAGACATGGCTTTGGTGATATGACAGAATATTTCTTCTGGAGAATGGGAGATTATTTTGTTCAGCATTTATTGGGTGATAATACACCTCCTCCGGTAGATATGCTGGAATTCCAGCGTGAAAAAGCACAAACCAAGTAG